From Deltaproteobacteria bacterium, one genomic window encodes:
- a CDS encoding arylsulfatase: protein MAKQFDGVVGRTFAESRASWPPKEQAPAGAPNIVMVLLDDVGYAQFGCYGADIATPTFDRLAASGLRYANFHTTALCSPTRACLMTGRNHHASGMARIVEFSSGFPGYDATIPAENGFLSEILVRNGYATFALGKWHLTPATEMTLGGPRHHWPLSKGFERYYGFLAGETDQYHPDLIHDNHQVLPPCSPDDGYHLTEDLADRAIAYIKDLRAYRADKPFLLYFAPGACHAPHQAPAQFIEPYRGRFDLGWDAWRDQVYARQLKSGLLPAGTELSARPSWVPAWDTLSVDERRLYARMMEVYAGFLTHTDAQVGRVIEFIERLGEFDNTIVLIMSDNGASAEGGPRGSFNEQYFFNFVPESLEENLRRIDDLGTPRANNHYPWGWAWAGNTPLKRFKRDTHEGGVCDPLIVHWPARLGRPGETRQQYVHAIDVTPTLLELIGMAAPREIAGVAQTPFDGTSFAHTLSGGDEPSRHLMQYYEMLGSRALYHDGWKAVVFHPPAMMAYDGSDATRSFDDDIWELYHVAEDFSECHDVAAQHPDKLAELQALWWKEAERNQVLPLNNQPGRFGDTRFRRERYTFFPGISSIPETMAPNLRNRPFQLFASLRVPAQGDCDGVIIGHGGHCGGYALYLAGRRLHYVNNLLGAQLTTISASVELPVGDVLARATFTPTGRFAGDLELWYGDVPVGRGHIPHTTPISYGVDPFAVGYQRMTPIAPALRGTAAITPGVLDHVVVEVTGKAYRDPAREDRARLATQ from the coding sequence ATGGCCAAACAGTTTGACGGAGTGGTGGGGCGAACGTTCGCGGAGTCGCGGGCCTCGTGGCCGCCGAAGGAGCAGGCGCCGGCTGGCGCACCGAACATCGTCATGGTGCTGCTCGACGATGTCGGCTACGCCCAGTTCGGCTGCTATGGCGCCGACATCGCCACACCGACGTTCGACCGCCTGGCCGCGAGCGGATTGCGCTACGCGAACTTCCACACCACGGCACTGTGCTCGCCGACGCGGGCGTGTCTGATGACCGGGCGCAACCACCACGCCAGCGGCATGGCGCGCATCGTCGAGTTCTCCTCCGGCTTCCCGGGATACGATGCCACTATCCCCGCCGAGAACGGTTTCCTCTCGGAGATTCTTGTGCGCAACGGCTACGCCACCTTCGCGCTGGGGAAGTGGCATTTGACGCCGGCAACGGAGATGACGCTCGGCGGACCGCGGCATCACTGGCCGCTCAGCAAGGGCTTCGAGCGCTACTACGGATTCCTCGCCGGCGAAACGGATCAGTACCACCCCGATCTGATTCACGACAACCATCAGGTGTTGCCGCCGTGTTCGCCCGACGACGGTTATCATCTCACCGAAGATCTCGCCGATCGCGCCATTGCCTACATCAAGGACTTGCGCGCGTATCGCGCCGACAAGCCGTTCCTGCTCTACTTCGCGCCGGGTGCCTGCCACGCGCCGCACCAAGCACCTGCCCAATTCATCGAACCCTATCGCGGCCGGTTCGATCTGGGTTGGGACGCCTGGCGCGATCAGGTGTACGCGCGGCAATTGAAGTCGGGCCTGCTGCCGGCGGGCACCGAACTCTCCGCGCGGCCCTCGTGGGTGCCGGCGTGGGACACGTTGTCGGTGGACGAGCGCCGGCTCTATGCCCGCATGATGGAAGTCTACGCCGGCTTCCTCACCCACACCGACGCGCAGGTCGGCCGCGTGATCGAGTTCATCGAGCGCTTGGGCGAGTTCGACAACACGATCGTCCTGATCATGAGCGACAACGGGGCGTCAGCCGAGGGCGGGCCGCGAGGATCGTTCAACGAGCAGTACTTCTTCAACTTCGTGCCCGAGAGCCTCGAAGAGAATCTTCGCCGCATCGACGATCTCGGCACGCCGCGCGCCAACAACCACTATCCGTGGGGTTGGGCGTGGGCGGGCAACACGCCGTTGAAGCGCTTCAAACGCGACACGCACGAGGGCGGCGTCTGCGATCCGCTCATCGTGCACTGGCCGGCGCGGCTCGGCCGGCCCGGCGAGACCCGCCAGCAGTACGTCCACGCCATCGATGTCACCCCCACGCTGCTCGAACTCATCGGCATGGCCGCGCCGCGCGAGATCGCGGGGGTTGCGCAGACGCCGTTCGACGGCACAAGCTTCGCGCACACCCTGAGCGGGGGCGACGAACCCAGCCGTCATCTGATGCAGTACTACGAGATGCTCGGCTCGCGCGCGCTCTACCACGATGGATGGAAGGCGGTGGTGTTCCATCCGCCGGCGATGATGGCCTACGACGGCAGCGACGCCACCCGCAGTTTCGACGACGACATCTGGGAGCTGTACCACGTCGCCGAGGACTTCTCGGAGTGTCACGACGTGGCCGCGCAACATCCGGACAAGCTCGCCGAGCTGCAAGCGCTGTGGTGGAAGGAAGCGGAGCGCAATCAGGTGCTGCCGCTCAACAACCAGCCTGGCCGCTTCGGCGACACGCGCTTCCGGCGCGAGCGCTACACGTTCTTCCCCGGCATCTCGTCGATTCCGGAGACGATGGCGCCCAATCTGCGCAACCGCCCGTTCCAGCTCTTCGCGTCACTGCGAGTGCCGGCGCAGGGCGACTGCGATGGCGTCATCATCGGCCACGGCGGACACTGCGGCGGCTACGCGCTGTATCTCGCCGGCCGGCGGCTGCACTACGTCAACAACTTGCTCGGCGCCCAGCTCACCACCATCTCCGCCAGCGTGGAGTTGCCTGTCGGCGACGTGCTGGCGCGCGCCACGTTCACGCCCACCGGCCGCTTCGCCGGCGATTTGGAGTTGTGGTACGGCGACGTCCCCGTCGGCCGCGGCCACATTCCCCACACCACCCCGATCAGCTACGGCGTGGATCCGTTCGCCGTCGGCTACCAGCGCATGACACCGATCGCTCCGGCGCTGCGCGGCACAGCCGCGATCACGCCCGGCGTGCTCGACCACGTCGTCGTGGAAGTCACCGGCAAGGCGTATCGCGATCCAGCGCGGGAAGATCGGGCTCGCTTAGCGACGCAGTAG
- a CDS encoding adenylate/guanylate cyclase domain-containing protein, translating to MTRPPVHYATTADGIEIAYQVLGDGPIDVVIVPGMSSNLDWNAELPFYGGYLRRFPRFARTIALDRRGGGVSDREVGSGSAEDRMDDVRVVMDAVGCQRAALLGQVEGGAIAVLFAATYPERVSALVLVETSARRLSATDYPAGQPAEWIEATISHNRTHWGTGRALFPLTCDARDEEAAVAALAVLERSIGTPRTIGRQRDFSFSVDVRAALPLIEVPALVTHARRSVWSESQVRYTADHIRDARYVETEKGYANWDPAEQDAFVDIIEEFLTGQRPPVHDIDRVLATVLYTDIVDSTRRAAELGDRHWRDVLDAHDAQAAAEVTRFRGRIVKQTGDGHLAVFDGPARAIRCAQAMAAAARGLGVEIRAGLHTGEIEQRGEDVSGLAVHIGARIVALAGPGEVLVSSTVRELVVGSGLEFDDRGEHELRGVAGVWRLLAARVGK from the coding sequence ATGACCCGACCCCCTGTCCACTACGCCACCACCGCCGACGGTATCGAGATCGCCTACCAGGTGCTGGGCGACGGGCCGATCGATGTCGTCATCGTCCCCGGCATGTCGTCGAACCTCGACTGGAACGCCGAGTTGCCATTCTACGGCGGCTATCTGCGGCGCTTCCCGCGCTTTGCCCGCACCATCGCCCTCGACCGGCGCGGCGGCGGTGTGTCGGATCGCGAGGTCGGCAGCGGCAGCGCCGAGGATCGCATGGACGACGTGCGGGTAGTGATGGACGCGGTCGGCTGCCAGCGGGCGGCGCTCCTCGGTCAGGTTGAGGGCGGCGCGATCGCGGTGTTGTTCGCAGCGACCTACCCGGAGCGGGTTTCAGCACTCGTTCTGGTCGAGACGAGTGCCCGGCGGTTGTCAGCAACGGACTACCCCGCTGGGCAGCCCGCTGAGTGGATCGAAGCTACAATATCGCACAACCGTACGCATTGGGGGACGGGACGCGCGCTGTTCCCCCTCACCTGCGACGCTCGGGACGAGGAGGCGGCGGTCGCCGCGCTCGCCGTGCTCGAGCGCAGCATCGGCACGCCACGCACGATCGGTCGTCAGCGCGACTTCTCCTTCAGCGTCGATGTGCGCGCGGCGCTGCCGCTGATCGAGGTGCCGGCGCTGGTGACGCACGCGCGGCGTTCAGTATGGTCGGAATCCCAGGTGCGCTATACGGCCGACCACATCCGTGACGCGCGCTACGTCGAGACGGAGAAGGGATACGCGAACTGGGACCCGGCAGAGCAAGACGCCTTTGTCGACATCATCGAAGAGTTCCTCACCGGCCAGCGCCCGCCCGTTCACGACATCGACCGCGTGCTCGCCACGGTGCTCTACACCGATATCGTCGACTCGACGCGTCGGGCTGCAGAGCTGGGCGACCGGCACTGGCGCGACGTGCTCGATGCCCACGACGCGCAGGCCGCCGCCGAAGTCACGCGCTTTCGCGGGCGAATCGTCAAGCAGACGGGCGACGGACACCTCGCCGTATTCGACGGCCCCGCTCGCGCCATCCGCTGCGCGCAGGCAATGGCCGCCGCCGCGCGCGGCCTCGGCGTGGAGATCCGTGCCGGGCTCCATACCGGCGAGATCGAGCAGCGCGGTGAAGACGTCAGCGGGCTCGCGGTGCACATCGGGGCGCGCATCGTCGCACTGGCAGGACCGGGCGAGGTGCTGGTTTCGAGCACGGTACGCGAGCTGGTCGTCGGCTCCGGCCTCGAGTTCGACGACCGTGGTGAGCACGAGCTGCGCGGTGTCGCCGGCGTGTGGCGGCTCTTGGCAGCGCGGGTGGGCAAGTGA
- a CDS encoding O-acetyl-ADP-ribose deacetylase, with protein sequence MAITELQIGAARIEVVRGDITRQDTDAIVNAANSTLLGGGGVDGAIHRAGGPAILAECRTLGGCATGDAKITTGGTLRARYVIHTVGPIYRGGAHAEPVLLASAYRRSLEVASARTIRTLAFPSISTGAYGYPIAAAARIALHTVSDYLGAHSDLTLVRFVLFSASDLQTYSRALGEIAGDL encoded by the coding sequence ATGGCGATAACGGAATTGCAGATCGGTGCTGCGCGGATTGAGGTCGTGCGCGGCGATATTACGCGGCAAGACACCGACGCGATCGTGAATGCCGCCAACTCGACGCTGCTGGGCGGTGGCGGCGTTGACGGGGCGATTCATCGCGCCGGGGGTCCAGCGATTCTCGCCGAGTGCCGCACGCTCGGCGGTTGCGCCACCGGCGACGCCAAGATCACCACCGGTGGTACGTTGCGCGCGCGCTACGTCATCCACACCGTCGGGCCGATTTACCGCGGTGGTGCGCATGCCGAGCCGGTGCTGCTGGCGAGCGCGTACCGACGCAGTTTGGAGGTGGCGTCCGCGCGCACCATTCGCACGCTTGCGTTTCCATCGATCAGTACCGGGGCCTACGGCTATCCAATCGCCGCTGCGGCGCGCATCGCGCTGCACACAGTGTCCGACTACCTCGGTGCGCACTCAGACCTGACGCTGGTGCGCTTCGTTCTGTTCAGTGCGAGCGACTTGCAAACGTACTCGCGCGCACTCGGCGAGATCGCTGGGGACTTGTAG
- a CDS encoding GNAT family N-acetyltransferase, with amino-acid sequence MKKSVLRIRRGTRRDVPAILNLIRALAEYERLGDQVEANAARILRHGFGRRPYFETLICHRGNQLVGFALYVFTYSTFLARPTLYLEDLFVVPGERGHGSGRALLAALARIAIQKGCGRMEWAVLDWNTPAIKFYERLGVELRKEWILTRLTGAPLRRLAGRTRN; translated from the coding sequence ATGAAGAAGTCGGTTCTGCGGATTCGGCGGGGAACGCGGCGCGATGTGCCGGCGATCCTCAACCTGATCCGCGCCCTGGCCGAGTACGAACGGCTCGGCGATCAGGTCGAGGCCAACGCCGCGCGCATCCTGCGCCACGGATTCGGGCGCCGTCCATATTTCGAAACCCTCATCTGCCACCGCGGAAATCAGCTCGTCGGCTTCGCGCTCTACGTGTTCACCTACTCGACGTTCTTGGCGCGTCCGACGTTGTATCTCGAAGACCTGTTCGTGGTTCCCGGCGAACGTGGCCATGGTTCCGGCCGCGCGCTGCTGGCGGCGCTCGCGCGCATCGCGATACAGAAGGGTTGCGGGCGCATGGAGTGGGCGGTGCTCGACTGGAACACGCCGGCGATCAAGTTTTACGAACGTCTTGGCGTCGAGCTGCGCAAGGAGTGGATTCTGACGCGCCTCACCGGCGCGCCGTTGCGTCGTCTCGCCGGTCGCACTCGCAACTGA
- the bioB gene encoding biotin synthase BioB, whose product MRFDALAEAVLAGAPLARADAYAVLRCADAELPALLRATARVREQFHGRRVKLCLLRNARSGLCPEDCHYCSQSAISDAAIPRYRLDSVPELLANARRAVAAGARRYCMVTSGRGPSESDIDRFAAAARAIKAEYPQLELCVSLGIMEKAQAHQLKDAGIGWVNHNLNTSERFHPTICSTHSYADRIRTVQNVRRAGMQTCSGGIIGMGEHDDDIVDLAFALRELRVDSLPLNFLISIDGTPLADTRELDPGRCLKALCLFRLANPVTDLRLAGGREGNLGWFQSLALLIANSIFVDGYLTTPGQAHNEAHAMVAAMGLEIDASAEPTALHY is encoded by the coding sequence ATGCGTTTCGACGCGTTGGCGGAGGCCGTGCTCGCCGGCGCACCACTGGCGCGCGCCGATGCGTACGCGGTGTTGCGCTGTGCTGATGCGGAGCTGCCCGCGCTGTTGCGTGCGACCGCTCGGGTGCGCGAGCAGTTTCACGGCCGCCGGGTGAAGTTGTGCCTGCTGCGCAACGCACGCAGCGGCTTGTGCCCCGAAGACTGTCACTACTGTTCGCAGTCGGCGATCTCCGACGCGGCCATCCCACGGTACCGGCTGGACTCGGTGCCGGAGCTGCTCGCCAATGCCCGGCGCGCCGTCGCGGCCGGCGCGCGCCGCTATTGCATGGTGACCAGCGGACGCGGCCCGAGCGAGAGCGATATCGATCGCTTTGCCGCCGCGGCGCGCGCGATCAAAGCGGAATATCCGCAACTCGAGCTGTGCGTCTCGCTCGGGATCATGGAAAAAGCCCAGGCGCATCAGCTAAAGGATGCCGGCATCGGCTGGGTGAATCACAACCTCAATACCTCCGAACGCTTCCATCCCACGATCTGCAGCACGCACAGCTACGCCGATCGCATCCGCACCGTGCAGAACGTCCGCCGCGCCGGCATGCAGACCTGTAGCGGCGGCATCATCGGCATGGGTGAGCACGACGACGACATCGTCGACCTCGCGTTCGCGCTGCGTGAGTTACGAGTGGATTCGTTGCCGCTCAATTTTCTGATTTCGATCGACGGCACACCGCTGGCGGACACTCGCGAGCTCGATCCGGGGCGATGTTTGAAAGCGCTCTGCCTGTTCCGCCTTGCCAATCCGGTCACCGATCTGCGGCTCGCCGGCGGCCGCGAGGGCAATCTCGGCTGGTTCCAATCGCTCGCGCTGTTGATTGCCAACTCGATCTTCGTCGATGGCTACCTCACCACGCCGGGGCAGGCGCACAACGAAGCGCACGCGATGGTGGCCGCCATGGGGCTGGAGATCGACGCGTCGGCCGAGCCGACCGCCCTTCACTATTGA
- a CDS encoding Smr/MutS family protein → MALLDLLHRLVRAAVGSVPTLDLHGLGVREALAETERFLRDAQTHGVRQVRIVYGKGHRSKGGRGVLRKVVPHWFDTDGAPLVTDYSRQPDASGADGGALVWVRRRPAP, encoded by the coding sequence ATGGCGCTCCTCGATCTCTTGCACCGGCTGGTGCGTGCGGCGGTTGGTAGCGTGCCGACATTGGATCTCCACGGCCTGGGCGTGCGTGAAGCGCTCGCGGAAACCGAACGCTTCTTGCGCGACGCGCAGACACACGGTGTCCGCCAAGTGCGTATCGTCTACGGCAAGGGTCACCGCAGTAAAGGCGGGCGCGGCGTGCTGCGCAAGGTCGTGCCGCATTGGTTCGACACCGACGGCGCGCCATTGGTGACTGACTACAGCCGCCAACCCGACGCCAGCGGTGCCGATGGCGGCGCGCTGGTGTGGGTCCGCCGGCGGCCCGCGCCGTGA
- a CDS encoding AAA family ATPase, which produces MSDSAHAAAAPPRELSASDAAFVVAADALTFATTAEVAITPDWKGQERALAAIELGLGVAHAGFNIYVSGLGGTQREQTVASLLTELTRTLPRPGDRVLVQNFQNRDRPRAFYLPAGQGKQLRRDMVELVEDLKRSLPETFRKETFENEKEALSERYGHEGEAIARELQQRATEKGFVVQYHPQGGIFFLPLRKDGQPMEPEEFQKLSQPEQDELRQKERELGRDLKTMLRRQQALARRLGREVKDAERRVAADVIAPMVDDIAQRYESAEVHQYLNDVHEHMLDNLEAFREPAPAPPPIPGMYTASAADGLVDYEINVLVDNSATTGAPIIIEGSPTYKNLFGSVERMVDPSGKLVTNFTRIKTGSLLRGHGGCVIINALDALTEPQVWRPLKRCLKSEELEIEAYDPFALFATTALKPEPMRISTRVVLTGPAELFQLLYFYDEEFREIFKVKADFGFEVDGDDARASFVAQVARIVRDEQLPAFRRAAVARLIEFGARSVNHRRKLPSQWEDLADVMREAAFWCRKAGAAEVDDAHVQHALEQRIFRLNRIEEKLRELIRDGVLLVDVDGRKVGQVNGLAVLNLGGYEFGRPSRVTAAVAMGGAGIINIEREAQLSGHTHDKGVLIVSGYLRRLYAQDFPLSLSASLCFEQSYSGIDGDSASSTELYALISSLSGVPLRQDLAVTGSVNQWGEIQPIGGINEKVEGFYATCRAIGLTGAQGVVMPVQNIDGLVLRPEVVDAIRAGQFHLYPIRTIDEGLEVLSGVKAGSVAEEGTIHRLAVQRLRQLAEGLKHFGTPPPPPPSMPASPPASPPAPPK; this is translated from the coding sequence GTGAGTGACTCCGCGCACGCCGCTGCCGCGCCACCGCGCGAGCTGTCGGCTAGCGACGCCGCCTTCGTGGTTGCCGCCGATGCACTCACCTTCGCCACCACGGCCGAGGTGGCGATCACACCCGATTGGAAGGGCCAGGAACGCGCGCTGGCCGCCATCGAGCTGGGCCTCGGCGTGGCGCACGCCGGCTTCAACATCTACGTTAGCGGTCTCGGGGGAACGCAACGCGAGCAAACGGTGGCATCGCTGCTAACCGAACTGACCCGTACTCTGCCCCGCCCCGGCGATCGCGTCCTCGTGCAGAATTTTCAGAACCGCGATCGGCCGCGCGCCTTCTACTTACCCGCGGGGCAGGGCAAGCAGCTTCGGCGCGACATGGTGGAGCTGGTCGAAGACCTCAAGCGTTCACTGCCGGAAACTTTCCGCAAAGAAACGTTCGAGAACGAGAAGGAAGCGCTCTCCGAACGCTATGGCCACGAGGGCGAAGCGATCGCGCGCGAGTTACAGCAGCGCGCAACCGAAAAAGGTTTCGTCGTCCAGTACCATCCGCAAGGCGGCATCTTCTTCCTGCCGCTGCGCAAAGACGGCCAGCCAATGGAGCCCGAGGAGTTCCAGAAGTTGAGTCAGCCGGAGCAAGACGAGCTGCGCCAGAAGGAACGCGAGTTGGGGCGCGACCTCAAGACCATGTTGCGCCGCCAGCAGGCGCTCGCGCGCCGGCTCGGACGCGAGGTCAAAGACGCGGAGCGCCGCGTGGCGGCAGACGTGATTGCGCCGATGGTCGACGACATCGCCCAGCGCTACGAGAGCGCGGAGGTTCATCAGTACCTGAACGACGTGCACGAGCACATGCTCGACAATCTCGAAGCCTTTCGCGAGCCCGCGCCGGCGCCGCCCCCAATACCCGGGATGTACACCGCGAGCGCCGCTGACGGTCTGGTCGACTACGAGATCAACGTCCTGGTGGACAATAGCGCGACAACCGGCGCGCCGATCATCATCGAAGGGTCGCCGACGTACAAGAACTTGTTCGGCTCGGTGGAGCGCATGGTCGACCCGTCGGGCAAGCTGGTCACCAACTTCACCCGCATCAAAACCGGCTCGTTGCTGCGCGGGCACGGCGGCTGCGTCATCATCAACGCACTCGACGCGCTGACGGAGCCGCAGGTGTGGCGGCCGCTCAAGCGTTGCCTGAAGAGTGAAGAGCTGGAGATCGAGGCGTACGATCCGTTCGCGTTGTTCGCCACCACTGCGTTGAAACCGGAACCGATGCGAATCTCGACGCGCGTGGTGCTCACCGGTCCGGCCGAGCTATTTCAGTTGCTCTATTTCTACGACGAAGAGTTCCGCGAGATTTTCAAGGTGAAGGCTGACTTTGGCTTTGAAGTCGACGGCGACGACGCGCGCGCGAGTTTCGTTGCGCAAGTCGCGCGGATCGTGCGCGACGAGCAGTTACCTGCGTTTCGGCGCGCGGCGGTGGCCCGCTTGATCGAGTTCGGCGCGCGCTCGGTCAACCACCGCCGCAAACTGCCGAGTCAGTGGGAAGACCTGGCCGATGTGATGCGCGAGGCCGCGTTCTGGTGCCGCAAGGCCGGCGCCGCCGAAGTCGATGACGCGCATGTGCAACACGCGCTCGAACAGCGGATCTTCCGCCTCAATCGCATCGAAGAGAAACTCCGCGAACTGATTCGCGACGGCGTGCTGCTGGTCGACGTCGACGGACGCAAAGTCGGCCAAGTCAACGGCCTCGCGGTGCTGAACCTCGGCGGCTACGAATTCGGCCGCCCCTCGCGTGTGACCGCCGCCGTGGCAATGGGCGGCGCCGGCATCATCAACATCGAACGCGAAGCGCAACTGAGCGGGCACACGCACGACAAAGGTGTGCTGATCGTCTCCGGCTACTTGCGCCGGCTCTACGCGCAAGATTTTCCGCTCAGCCTGTCGGCCAGTTTGTGTTTCGAGCAATCGTATTCCGGCATCGATGGCGACAGCGCGTCATCGACCGAGCTGTACGCGCTGATTTCCAGCCTCAGCGGCGTGCCGTTGCGGCAGGACCTCGCGGTCACCGGCAGCGTCAATCAATGGGGCGAGATCCAACCGATCGGCGGCATCAACGAGAAGGTCGAGGGCTTCTACGCCACCTGTCGCGCCATCGGTCTCACCGGTGCGCAAGGTGTGGTGATGCCGGTGCAGAACATCGATGGGCTCGTGTTGCGACCCGAAGTGGTCGACGCGATCCGCGCCGGTCAGTTTCATCTCTATCCGATTCGCACCATCGACGAAGGCTTGGAGGTGCTCAGCGGCGTCAAGGCCGGCAGCGTCGCGGAAGAGGGCACGATTCACCGTCTGGCCGTGCAGCGGCTGCGACAATTGGCCGAAGGTCTGAAACACTTCGGCACGCCGCCACCCCCGCCACCGTCCATGCCTGCTTCACCGCCGGCATCGCCGCCGGCTCCCCCGAAGTGA
- a CDS encoding Hsp20/alpha crystallin family protein, with translation MALPSILEEIDRLFDELIHRRWGPASRQVVPTEIREVADGWLIELSIEGLRAADLRVEVHGRTLTISGQRRREQARSEGPSAWSRAQQNIALHRTITLPGEARPNDIEAKVQGANLSIHVRRRTS, from the coding sequence ATGGCGCTGCCGTCGATTCTCGAAGAGATCGATCGCTTGTTCGATGAGTTGATTCATCGTCGCTGGGGACCCGCGTCGCGCCAAGTGGTGCCCACGGAGATTCGCGAGGTCGCCGACGGCTGGCTGATTGAGCTGTCGATCGAGGGGTTGCGCGCGGCCGATCTGAGAGTGGAAGTCCACGGGCGTACACTCACCATCTCCGGACAGCGGCGCCGCGAACAGGCGCGCAGTGAAGGGCCGAGCGCGTGGTCACGCGCGCAACAGAACATTGCCTTGCATCGCACCATCACGCTCCCGGGCGAGGCGCGACCCAACGATATTGAGGCCAAGGTCCAAGGCGCCAACCTCTCCATTCATGTGCGGAGAAGAACGTCGTGA
- a CDS encoding MOSC domain-containing protein encodes MAIVGRVSEVWRYPVKSMGGERLQRGTLGPRGIPGDRGWAVRDEQAGEIRGAKKLPALLQCNARYLAEPAVNAIPAAEITLPDGTHVRSDDATVSARLSELLGKPVTLWPLQPDTATDHYRRAAPDNPDMMAELREIFGRTADEPLPDLSIFPSEIMEYTSPLGTYFDAFPLHVLTTASLAMLSARTPGARFEPRRFRPNFVIEPVGGASKGLIESAWSGRTLRIGGARIKIEMPCVRCVMTTLPQGDLPKDPSVLRTIVRDAEQNVGVYATVVAAGSVSAGDEVALE; translated from the coding sequence ATGGCTATCGTTGGACGAGTCAGCGAAGTGTGGCGGTACCCGGTCAAGTCGATGGGCGGCGAGCGACTACAACGCGGCACGCTTGGCCCGCGCGGGATTCCCGGCGATCGCGGCTGGGCCGTGCGCGACGAACAGGCGGGAGAGATTCGCGGCGCGAAGAAGCTACCCGCGCTCTTGCAGTGCAACGCGCGGTATCTCGCGGAGCCGGCGGTCAACGCGATCCCGGCAGCGGAGATCACACTGCCCGACGGCACGCATGTGCGCAGCGACGATGCGACGGTATCCGCGCGCCTCTCCGAACTACTCGGCAAACCGGTCACGCTGTGGCCGCTGCAACCGGACACCGCGACCGATCACTATCGTCGTGCTGCACCTGACAACCCCGACATGATGGCCGAGCTGCGCGAGATCTTTGGCCGCACCGCCGACGAGCCGCTCCCCGATCTGTCGATTTTTCCATCCGAGATCATGGAGTACACCTCGCCGCTCGGGACGTACTTCGACGCGTTTCCTCTGCACGTGCTGACGACGGCATCCCTCGCCATGCTGAGCGCACGCACGCCAGGGGCGCGCTTCGAGCCGCGGCGCTTCCGCCCCAATTTCGTCATCGAGCCGGTTGGCGGCGCGAGCAAGGGATTGATCGAGAGCGCCTGGTCGGGCCGCACACTGCGCATCGGCGGCGCGCGCATCAAGATCGAGATGCCGTGCGTGCGCTGCGTGATGACGACGCTGCCGCAAGGCGATCTTCCCAAGGACCCATCGGTCCTGCGCACCATCGTGCGCGACGCCGAGCAGAATGTCGGAGTCTATGCGACGGTTGTGGCAGCCGGCAGCGTCAGCGCCGGCGACGAGGTGGCGCTGGAGTAA
- a CDS encoding transposase, translating into MTDKAIHPARRPLRLRDYDYASADYYFLTVCTYKRECLLGQVADGRMQVSAEGAAVTQTWLGLPGRFPAVVHDAFVVMPNHVHGVLVLRPTDVAPDSAAPGAASSAPTSSDLAPPHRPPTLGAVVRAFKSISAIRVNQLLARSGAVWQRGFYDHVVRDEPSLLRIKEYIATNPLRWSLDRENPTRTGEDDFDRWQRTFARHGEG; encoded by the coding sequence ATGACGGACAAAGCGATACACCCAGCACGCCGCCCTCTTCGCCTGCGCGACTACGACTATGCGAGTGCCGACTACTACTTCCTTACAGTCTGCACGTACAAGCGTGAGTGTTTGCTGGGCCAGGTAGCTGACGGACGTATGCAAGTCAGTGCGGAGGGTGCCGCCGTCACTCAGACGTGGCTTGGTTTGCCGGGACGCTTTCCCGCAGTAGTCCACGATGCGTTTGTGGTGATGCCGAACCACGTCCACGGAGTTTTGGTTCTGCGGCCGACAGATGTGGCCCCGGACTCCGCCGCCCCGGGCGCGGCAAGCAGCGCCCCTACATCGTCTGACCTCGCGCCACCTCATCGTCCCCCAACGCTTGGTGCGGTTGTGCGCGCGTTCAAGTCGATCTCCGCGATTCGTGTCAACCAACTTTTGGCGCGTTCGGGTGCGGTTTGGCAACGCGGCTTCTACGACCATGTCGTGCGTGACGAGCCGTCGCTGCTCAGGATCAAGGAGTACATCGCGACGAACCCACTCCGATGGTCACTCGACCGGGAAAACCCCACGCGGACTGGCGAGGATGATTTCGATCGATGGCAGAGAACGTTTGCGCGACACGGCGAAGGATGA